DNA sequence from the Streptomyces canus genome:
CACCTCGCGGGCTACGTCGATCTGCGAGACGCCGGCGTTTGAGATGTCGGCCATCACGACGACACCCTCGTCGAGCAACTCCCGTATTGCACGGGCCGGGACGGCGGGCTCGGACGATGGAACCAGTAGAGACCGATCGCGTCGACGCCGAGCCGACGGGCGGGGCCCGATCACGGAGACGGGGTGGTCGTCGGGAGTGCGATGCGGCATGGGTTTCCTCCTCCCGGACGCCTTGGCGAGTGTGCGGTGCAGTGCGGCGTCGCGTGCTCACTCTAGAAATCGCCGATCTAGAAATCCAACAGCCATTGGTTCTGATATTGAGAACTCTGGGATGTGAATGGATCTGCGCCAGAAGGTGTGGGTGCCTGCGACCGCTGGGTGTGGGGTGTGTGCGGCGCGGACTGGTTGGTCGGGTGCGGGTTCGCGAGGGGGGCGACGCCCTCGCCCCAGATGCACACGCTGCCGGACAGGCAGCCGTACGCCGTGGAGTTGCCGGCAGGCGCGGCCTGCGCCGGCCGCTCATCGACGGGATCAGCCTGTTCCGGGGGACTGCCGGGGTCGACGGGTTTCCTGTTGCCCGTTCCAGGAACGACCGGGAAACCCGGTGTGAGCTGGGGTTTCGCGGGCGGTGGTGAACCGGCGGCTCGGACGGGGCAACCGGTCGGGGTCAGAGGGTGACGAACGGCGAGTGCTCGGCGAGCAGGAGCCTGCGCAGCGCCCCGTGGATGCGTGACAGGACCCGGCGTCGAGACGGCACAGGTGTGGACATGGTCCCCTCCAGCGGTAAGGTACGCCCAGTGGCGTACCTTCATGCAAGGTACGTCAGTAGCCGTACCTTGTCGAGAGGTGGAGTGATGGCGCCGAGTGAGTTGCCGCATCCTGGTGCGGACGATCTGGAAGTCGGGCCGATCCTTCTGGCGCTCGCTGACGAGAACCGTCGGCGGGTCATCGCCGAACTCGCCGCACAACCGGACGAGGAGCGCCTCTGTGCCTCCTTCGACCTGCCGGTCAGCAAGTCGAGCCGCACCCATCACTGGCGCGTGCTCCGTGAGGCGGGCCTGGTCCGGCAGCGCGACGCCGGCAACCGGCTTTACATGCGCCTCCGCAAGAAGGACCTGGACCGTCGGTTCCCCGGACTGATCGAGGCTGTCGTCACCGCAGACCGGCACACCCGGTGAGTGCTGCGGAACTCAGGGTGCGGTTCGGCCCGGTGGGCGAGCGCGCCGGGACGGTTCTCCGAGCGAAGATCACTCGGAGAACTGTCCCGGACTACCGCCGCCTTCGCCGCGCATCTCGGCGTCGTGGCGGCAGGATCGAGATCATCCCCGCCGCTCAGATGATGCGGTAGGGCCCCCAGCCGGTGCCTGCCTGGTAGCGGGTGCCGAGGGTTTCCATGCCGGGCTTTCCGGTGCCGGGGTAGACCCACAGCGTGTTGTCGGACGCCTGACGGGAGAGCACGTCGGTGAGCCCGTCACCGTTGTAGTCCCCGGTGCGGACGGCGTTCTGGGTCTGCCAGCTCCTGCCGACCTGGTAGCGGGTACCGAAGGCACCCCCGCTCGCCTTTCCGGTGCCGGGGTAGACCCACAGCGTGCCGTCGGACGCCTGACGGGACAGCACGTCGGGGCGCCCGTCGTTGTTGAGGTCGCCGGTGGTGATGATGTCCTGGCTCTTCCAGCCGGTGCCGACCTGGTAGCGCGTGCCGAGGGTTTCCATGCCGGGCTTTCCGGTGCCGGGGTAGACCCACAGCGTGCCGTCGGACGCCTGGCGGGTCAGTACGTCGGTGAGACCGTCGGTGTTGAAGTCCCCGGTGCGGGTGACGTCCTGGGTCTGCCAGCTCCTGCCGACCTGGTAGCGGGTGGCGAAGGCTTCCATGCCGGGCTTTCCGGTGCCGGGGTAGACCCACAGCGTGCCGTCCGACGCCTGGCGGGACAGCAGGTCGCCGATGCCGTCGTTGTTGAGGTCTCCGACGGTGACGGCGTTCTGGCTCTGCCAGCTGGTGCCGGCCTGGAAGCGGGGGCCGAAGGTGCTGCCGCTCGCCTTTCCGGTGCCGGGGTAGATCCACAGAACGCCGTCGTCCTTGATGGCCGCGAGGTCGGCCTTGCCGTCATCCGTGAGGTCGTCCGGGTTGCGGGAGATCGCGTACGCGACCCAGTCGCTGATGTCGTCGACCCGGGTGTCGACGGCACCGGTACGAGTCTCGGCGGGATCGTTTCCGAGACATCCGCCCTGCCAGGAACGGGAGTTGACGGCGACGAGTTCCGTGGTGCCGTTGACGGTGCGCAGGGCGGGGCCGCCGGCGTCGCCCTTGCAGACGGTCGCGGTGTCGGAGCCGTTCAGGTCCACTGTCGTGTCCGCGGTGGAGGCGACGGTGAACGTACCGGTGTGGAGCTTGTCGGGTACCCATTCGGTCCTGGTGCGTCCGAATCCGGCCTTCACCAGCTCGTCACCCGCGGCGGCGGGCGTGGTGGCCAGCCGGACCGGCGTGATGCTCGGATCGGTGATCCTGGCGGCGAGTTTGACGAGCACCAGATCCCGGTCGGCATGGGGGACGAGCCGGATGGCCGGCAGGACGCTGCCGCTGGTCTGCGTCAGGTCGGTGCGGCCGACGGTGACGGTGGTGGTGACGGCGGGCCTGCCCGCGGGGGGCTTGCCGTCCGCGGCGAAGCAGGTGGCCGCGGTCAGGACCCACTGCGGGTCGACGAGGGTGCCGGTGCAGGCACTCTGCTCGCCGACGTTGATCTTGGCGACGTAGTTCAACTGCGCCGGGGCGTCCGCTCCGGTGAGCGCGGTGGCGTCGGCGGAGCTCAGGGCGACGGGGGCCGCGACCAGCGCAGCGGCCAACGCGGCGAGACGGGGGCGTCTGGAGAGGTGCATGAACGTGGATTCCTAGTCACGAGGGCTGCGCGTCCTGTGGGGCACCGGACCGCGCAGCGGTGAGCATGGCGGGTGTCGGCCTGGGGCTACTTGGAGGACCTGATCTCCAGGAGTGTGAACTCACGGCCCTGTTCGTCCGTGCTCTCGCCCACCGGGGTCCAGGCGTTCTTGGCGATGTCGTACGTCGTCTCCTCGGTGCCGACCGTCATGTCGACCTCGGTCGTGTAGTCGTTGCCGCGGACGAGGTAGACCGACGGCAACTCCAGGGTCAGCCAGCCCGAGTTGCCCTTGACGTCGAAACACACCTTGCTCTTGTCGCGCGCCTGGACCTCCAACTGACCGGTGCCGCTCGCGCAGTCGGCGAGTGTGATGTGGCCGTCGCCGCGCTTGAGCAGGATGTTCTTCTCGGCCAGGATCTTGTCCGCCTGCGGATAACCGAAGTCCTCCACCGCATAACCGGGGGCGCCCTCCGCGACCAGTGCGGTGGGGCTCGTCTGCTGCGACGCCCCGCCGGGAATGCCCGTGGCCGCCATGATCCAGGCCAGGGCGCCGACCCCGGCCGCACCCAGGGCGCGCAGCGCAAGCCGCCTGCGCCGCGGTTGCGCGGACGTTCTGTTGTATTTCCTCATTGCATCCCCCAAGTTCGTCGCCTACGGCCGGATGCTCATCACCGGGCGTGAATTCGGGTGCACAGGAATGCGATATCGACATCGCTCCGCCGGGTATGCCCCCAACTCCTGTGGAAAGCAGTCCCCGTACCTCTCGCAGCGAGAGGTACCCCCGTCTCGGTAATCGTCATCCGCGTCGCCATATCAACATGAAGTGACACCCAGGTCGAGTGCCTAGAAGCGTGCGTAAAGCGACATTCTTCGTTGATGTTTCGTGATCCGTGCCACACTCCGCAAAGGTTGTGCCGGAGGCTGTGAAGGATCGGTGAATGCCTCTCGACGGCCCGTCAGAAGTTGCAATTTCAATGGAAGTTGGAGAGTGAGGTTCGTTGAGAGCCCGGGGACCGGGCGGCACCTATGTGCGGTGCCGCCCGGTCGCCTGAGTCAGAACATCGAAGAGAGGCCGCTGGTGATCGAGGAGACGAGTTCCTTTCCTTCCTCGGCGACCTCCTTCACCACGGGAGCCACCCTCTTGGCGACGGGAGTGATCCACTTGGACTGGCCGTAGGTGACCAGGCTCAGCGCGGTGCCGGCCGCGGCCCACATGAACTCGCTGCTGGTGAAGCCGTGTTCGATGCCGGTGAACAGGGTGCTCAACGCGCCGGCGCCCATCGCTATGCCGCCGAAGATCGCTGCGGCCGGCACACCGACCACGGCGAACGGGGGGAAGACGAGGCTGGCGACTCCCAGGCCGGCGGAGATGAGTCCCGCGCCGACGCTGACGTAGCTGAAGGCATCGGCCCACCAGCCCGCGTCGGAGTACCACGCGTCGTTGTCGCCGCCGCTGCCGTTCTGGTTGACGTCGTCGTTGGTGTCGCTGTCGGCCGGGTTGTGGCCGTTGTCCCGGTCCTGCTGTGCCTTCTCGGCCGCCTCGCGGGCGGCCTCGCGGG
Encoded proteins:
- a CDS encoding ArsR/SmtB family transcription factor encodes the protein MAPSELPHPGADDLEVGPILLALADENRRRVIAELAAQPDEERLCASFDLPVSKSSRTHHWRVLREAGLVRQRDAGNRLYMRLRKKDLDRRFPGLIEAVVTADRHTR
- a CDS encoding FG-GAP-like repeat-containing protein, whose product is MHLSRRPRLAALAAALVAAPVALSSADATALTGADAPAQLNYVAKINVGEQSACTGTLVDPQWVLTAATCFAADGKPPAGRPAVTTTVTVGRTDLTQTSGSVLPAIRLVPHADRDLVLVKLAARITDPSITPVRLATTPAAAGDELVKAGFGRTRTEWVPDKLHTGTFTVASTADTTVDLNGSDTATVCKGDAGGPALRTVNGTTELVAVNSRSWQGGCLGNDPAETRTGAVDTRVDDISDWVAYAISRNPDDLTDDGKADLAAIKDDGVLWIYPGTGKASGSTFGPRFQAGTSWQSQNAVTVGDLNNDGIGDLLSRQASDGTLWVYPGTGKPGMEAFATRYQVGRSWQTQDVTRTGDFNTDGLTDVLTRQASDGTLWVYPGTGKPGMETLGTRYQVGTGWKSQDIITTGDLNNDGRPDVLSRQASDGTLWVYPGTGKASGGAFGTRYQVGRSWQTQNAVRTGDYNGDGLTDVLSRQASDNTLWVYPGTGKPGMETLGTRYQAGTGWGPYRII